The following are encoded together in the Glycine soja cultivar W05 chromosome 5, ASM419377v2, whole genome shotgun sequence genome:
- the LOC114411617 gene encoding 65-kDa microtubule-associated protein 6-like isoform X3, translated as MIEKDLAEVDRLAKLKASRMKELVFKKRSELEEICRLTHIEPDPSIVAEKASALIDSGLVDPFELLAKIEEQIIKAKDEVLSRKEVTDRIDKWFAACEEENWLDKYNQVYVGVNAMQQKEEDKRDDRG; from the exons ATGATAGAGAAG GATTTAGCAGAAGTGGACAGGCTTGCCAAACTAAAAGCAAGCAGAATGAAAGAACTTGTTTTTAAGAAGAGGTCAGAGTTAGAGGAAATATGCAGATTGACTCATATTGAACCAGATCCAAGTATTGTGGCCGAGAAAGCTAGTGCATTAATAGATTCTG GATTGGTGGATCCTTTTGAGCTATTAGCCAAAATCGAAGAACAAATCATTAAGGCAAAAGATGAAGTTTTGAGTAGAAAAGAAGTAACAGATAGGATTGATAAGTGGTTTGCTGCATGTGAAGAGGAGAATTGGCTTGACAAATATAATCAA GTATATGTGGGTGTCAATGCCATGCAACAGAAAGAGGAAGATAAGAGAGACGACAGAGGGTAA
- the LOC114411617 gene encoding 65-kDa microtubule-associated protein 6-like isoform X1, giving the protein MIEKDLAEVDRLAKLKASRMKELVFKKRSELEEICRLTHIEPDPSIVAEKASALIDSGLVDPFELLAKIEEQIIKAKDEVLSRKEVTDRIDKWFAACEEENWLDKYNQDDNRYSVGQCNHINLKRAEHARITIGKIPAIVDNLINKTLASEDEKKTYFLYDRASFEVLYMWVSMPCNRKRKIRETTEGKFTCLYTFGNYLLFVHKLTCLYTFGAWGSLINSNTISVYIYV; this is encoded by the exons ATGATAGAGAAG GATTTAGCAGAAGTGGACAGGCTTGCCAAACTAAAAGCAAGCAGAATGAAAGAACTTGTTTTTAAGAAGAGGTCAGAGTTAGAGGAAATATGCAGATTGACTCATATTGAACCAGATCCAAGTATTGTGGCCGAGAAAGCTAGTGCATTAATAGATTCTG GATTGGTGGATCCTTTTGAGCTATTAGCCAAAATCGAAGAACAAATCATTAAGGCAAAAGATGAAGTTTTGAGTAGAAAAGAAGTAACAGATAGGATTGATAAGTGGTTTGCTGCATGTGAAGAGGAGAATTGGCTTGACAAATATAATCAA GATGACAACCGTTACAGTGTTGGGCAATGCAATCACATTAATCTTAAACGTGCAGAACACGCTAGAATAACTATAGGCAAAATTCCAG CTATAGTTGACAATCTTATAAACAAAACATTAGCCTCGGAAGATGAAAAGAAGACATATTTTCTATATGACAGGGCGAGCTTTGAAGTGCT GTATATGTGGGTGTCAATGCCATGCAACAGAAAGAGGAAGATAAGAGAGACGACAGAGGGTAAATTTACTTGTCTATACACATTTGGCAATTATTTGTTGTTCGTCCACAAATTAACTTGTCTGTACACATTTGGGGCTTGGGGTTcattaatcaattcaaatactatttcagtatatatatatgtttag
- the LOC114411619 gene encoding sphingoid long-chain bases kinase 1-like has product MRDMHRNSTGSTNNNTNKIPSALRLSSPQQSLRRLGLCSQIATGEHSSPIVFPEKRGKVKASRKTSVPTTIRPDDQDITKNFEHRIDIAGAGGGDEKSDLLGYVVFSGKLILDKRKLATNDNADAQQTSEITNQDAVDAKLTSKAMAWGSQVLHLDDVISVSYNAGLRHFTVHSYPLKKASCGLSCFIKSRRSRKDFRFVASSIEEALQWVGGFADQHCFVNCLPHPLLSSKKQASSELLHTDTPPELLFRCKTPPKMLVILNPRSGRGRSSKVFHGIVEPIFKLAGFRLEVVKTTSAGHARNLASSVDISSCPDGIICVGGDGIINEVLNGLLSRDNQKEGISIPIGIIPAGSDNSLVWTVLGVRDPVSAAMAIVKGGLTATDVFAVEWIQTNKIHYGLTVSYYGFVGDVLELSEKYQKRFGPLRYFVAGFFKFLCLPRYNYEVEYLPASKTEREGKLSGEKEVVDMSDLYTDIMSRSNKDGMPRASSLSSIDSIMTPSHISGVDLDTCSSTHASTEPSELVRGLDPKSKRLSSGRGNVIAEPEVIHPQLPLSTTPNWPRTRSKSRNDKGWTGLTTTHDTSRRGNTVTNDREDISSTLSDPGPIWDAEPKWDAEPSNWDVENPIELPGPSDDTEIGSAKEVVPRFGDKWVASKGQFLGILVCNHACRTVQSSQVVAPKAEHDDNTLDLLLVHGSGRLRLLRFFLLLQMGRHLSLPYVEYVKVKSVRIKPGKHTHNGCGIDGELFPLNGQVISSLLPEQCRLIGRFRI; this is encoded by the exons ATGAGAGATATGCACCGGAATTCTACTGGTAGTACTAATAACAACACTAATAAGATACCATCGGCACTGAGACTGTCCTCACCTCAACAATCTCTAAGACGCTTGGGATTGTGTTCCCAGATAGCAACGGGGGAGCACTCTTCTCCTATTGTCTTCCCTGAAAAACGTGGCAAAGTCAAGGCTTCCAGGAAGACCAGTGTCCCCACTACCATTCGTCCAGATGATCAGGACATAACCAAGAATTTTGAGCATAGGATTGACATTGCAGGAGCTGGAGGAGGAGATGAGAAGTCTGATTTGTTAGGATATGTCGTTTTCTCTGGAAAACTCATTTTGGATAAGAGAAAACTTGCTACAAATGATAATGCTGATGCCCAACAAACTTCGGAGATTACCAACCAAGATGCTGTAGATGCCAAACTAACAAGCAAGGCCATGGCTTGGGGATCCCAAGTGCTGCATCTTGATGATGTTATCTCG GTTTCTTATAATGCTGGTCTCAGACATTTCACAGTGCACTCCTACCCATTGAAAAAAGCTTCATGTGGGCTTTCTTGCTTTATAAAATCTCGACGAAGTCGCAAGGACTTTCGCTTTGTAGCTTCTAGCATAGAAGAAGCACTTCAATGGGTTGGTGGATTTGCAGATCAACACTGTTTCGTGAATTGTCTTCCTCACCCTTTACTGTCTTCAAAGAAGCAAGCATCCTCAGAATTACTTCATACAGATACCCCTCCTGAATTGCTCTTTAGATGTAAAACTCCACCTAAGATGCTTGTAATTTTAAACCCACGATCAGGTCGGGGTCGTTCAAGTAAAGTTTTCCATGGCATTGTGGAACCCATATTCAAG CTTGCTGGGTTTAGATTGGAGGTAGTCAAAACAACATCTGCTGGTCATGCGAGAAATCTTGCATCAAGTGTAGACATCAGCTCTTGCCCTGATG GAATTATCTGTGTTGGTGGTGATGGGATAATCAATGAG GTTCTTAATGGTCTCCTTAGTAGAGACAATCAAAAGGAAGGAATATCTATACCAATTGGAATTATACCGGCTGGTTCTGATAACTCGTTGGTATGGACTGTTCTTGGAGTTAGAGATCCAGTTTCTGCAGCAATGGCTATTGTAAAG GGTGGTCTTACTGCTACAGATGTCTTTGCTGTTGAATGGATTCAGACTAATAAAATTCACTATGGATTAACAGTCTCATATTATGGTTTTGTTGGTGATG tGTTGGAACTTTCTGAAAAATATCAGAAGCGCTTTGGCCCGCTGCGGTATTTTGTTGCTGGATTCTTCAAGTTCCTATGCTTACCACGCTACAACTATGAAGTTGAATATCTTCCAGCTTCAAAGACTGAGAGAGAAGGAAAGCTTTCTGGTGAAAAGGAAGTAGTTGACATGTCAGATCTGTATACTGACATCATGAGCAGATCAAATAAGGATGGAATGCCCAGAGCATCTAGTCTTTCTAGTATTGACTCAATAATGACTCCAAGTCATATATCTGGTGTAGACCTGGATACCTGTAGTAGTACCCATGCTAGCACTGAACCTTCTGAATTGGTGCGTGGCTTAGATCCAAAGTCCAAACGCCTATCGTCTGGAAGGGGCAATGTAATAGCAGAGCCAGAAGTTATCCATCCGCAGCTGCCTCTGTCAACAACTCCAAACTGGCCAAGAACCAGATCTAAGTCAAGGAATGATAAAGGATGGACTGGATTGACCACAACACATGATACCTCTAGACGGGGAAATACTGTGACAAATGATAGAGAGGATATATCATCAACACTGTCTGATCCAGGTCCTATCTGGGATGCTGAACCAAAATGGGATGCTGAACCTAGTAATTGGGATGTGGAAAATCCAATTGAGTTGCCAGGACCATCAGATGACACAGAAATAGGATCTGCAAAGGAGGTTGTGCCCCGTTTTGGAGATAAATGGGTTGCGTCAAAGGGACAATTTCTTGGCATTCTGGTTTGCAACCATGCATGTAGAACTGTTCAGAGCTCTCAGGTGGTTGCTCCCAAAGCTGAGCACGATGATAACACACTAGATTTGCTCTTGGTTCATGGGAGTGGAAGGCTGAGGCTGTTGAGATTTTTCTTACTCCTACAAATGGGTCGACATCTTTCACTGCCATATGTTGAATATGTCAAG GTAAAGTCTGTGAGGATAAAGCCTGGGAAGCACACTCACAATGGATGTGGTATTGATGGGGAGCTTTTCCCACTCAATGGACAAGTAATTTCTTCTTTGCTTCCAGAACAGTGCCGGCTTATTGGTCGCTTTCGTATATGA
- the LOC114411621 gene encoding ferredoxin-thioredoxin reductase, variable chain-like, which produces MSGASSTIRLSPMVSVSPNCNCSSMMVMKKTTTAVAPLWMKSKSVRGGIRCEVAINAVDESTTSPEAKIGARVKVKAGVKVYHVPKVAELDLTGLEGEIKQYVGLWNGKRISANLPYKVQFLTDIPARGPVKFFAHLKEDEFDYL; this is translated from the coding sequence ATGAGCGGCGCCAGCAGCACTATAAGGCTATCGCCGATGGTGAGCGTGTCCCCGAATTGCAATTGCTCATCGATGATGGTGATGAAGAAGACGACGACGGCGGTGGCTCCTTTGTGGATGAAAAGCAAGAGCGTTAGGGGTGGTATTAGGTGCGAGGTGGCTATTAATGCGGTGGATGAGTCGACGACGTCACCGGAGGCGAAGATTGGAGCGCGTGTGAAGGTGAAGGCGGGTGTAAAGGTGTACCACGTCCCCAAAGTAGCCGAGCTTGACCTCACGGGTCTGGAAGGCGAGATCAAGCAGTATGTTGGCCTCTGGAACGGTAAGCGAATCTCCGCCAATCTTCCTTACAAGGTTCAGTTTCTCACCGACATCCCAGCTCGTGGTCCTGTCAAGTTTTTTGCCCACCTCAAGGAAGATGAATTCGACTATCTTTAG
- the LOC114411617 gene encoding 65-kDa microtubule-associated protein 6-like isoform X2 gives MKELVFKKRSELEEICRLTHIEPDPSIVAEKASALIDSGLVDPFELLAKIEEQIIKAKDEVLSRKEVTDRIDKWFAACEEENWLDKYNQDDNRYSVGQCNHINLKRAEHARITIGKIPAIVDNLINKTLASEDEKKTYFLYDRASFEVLYMWVSMPCNRKRKIRETTEGKFTCLYTFGNYLLFVHKLTCLYTFGAWGSLINSNTISVYIYV, from the exons ATGAAAGAACTTGTTTTTAAGAAGAGGTCAGAGTTAGAGGAAATATGCAGATTGACTCATATTGAACCAGATCCAAGTATTGTGGCCGAGAAAGCTAGTGCATTAATAGATTCTG GATTGGTGGATCCTTTTGAGCTATTAGCCAAAATCGAAGAACAAATCATTAAGGCAAAAGATGAAGTTTTGAGTAGAAAAGAAGTAACAGATAGGATTGATAAGTGGTTTGCTGCATGTGAAGAGGAGAATTGGCTTGACAAATATAATCAA GATGACAACCGTTACAGTGTTGGGCAATGCAATCACATTAATCTTAAACGTGCAGAACACGCTAGAATAACTATAGGCAAAATTCCAG CTATAGTTGACAATCTTATAAACAAAACATTAGCCTCGGAAGATGAAAAGAAGACATATTTTCTATATGACAGGGCGAGCTTTGAAGTGCT GTATATGTGGGTGTCAATGCCATGCAACAGAAAGAGGAAGATAAGAGAGACGACAGAGGGTAAATTTACTTGTCTATACACATTTGGCAATTATTTGTTGTTCGTCCACAAATTAACTTGTCTGTACACATTTGGGGCTTGGGGTTcattaatcaattcaaatactatttcagtatatatatatgtttag